One stretch of Cervus canadensis isolate Bull #8, Minnesota chromosome 5, ASM1932006v1, whole genome shotgun sequence DNA includes these proteins:
- the SURF2 gene encoding surfeit locus protein 2 isoform X2: MNELPADVRAFLREHPSLRLEPGACKVRCALTGHELPCRLPELQVYTRGKKYRRLVRASPAFDYAEFEPHIVPSTKNPLTLRHINKSPEHVLRHAQGRRYRRALQKYEECQERGVEFVPACLLHKRRREDQQDGDGPPRPREAFWEPPSSNDGAASSDSDDSMTDLYPPELFTKKDLEATGPGDSTDDFLTEDEDERPRGPRETGPEDSGALGVGRERVLKRRKKRSSSLKKKSKSHHRKPKSFSSFKQSG; the protein is encoded by the exons ATGAACGAGCTGCCGGCCGACGTGCGCGCCTTTCTGCGCGAGCACCCGAGCCTGCGGCTGGAGCCCGGCGCCTGCAAG GTGCGGTGCGCTCTGACCGGCCACGAGCTGCCCTGTCGCCTGCCGGAGCTCCAGGTCTACACCCGCGGCAAGAAGTACCGGCGGCTGGTCCGCGCCTCCCCGGCCTTCGACTACGCCGAGTTCGAGCCGCACATCGTGCCCAGCACCAAGAACCC ACTCACCCTGCGACACATCAACAAGTCCCCGGAACACGTCCTGAGACACGCCCAGGGCCGGCGGTACCGGAGGGCGCTGCAGAAGT ATGAGGAGTGTCAGGAGCGGGGCGTGGAGTTTGTGCCGGCCTGCCTCCTGCacaagaggaggagggaagaccAGCAGGACGGTGACGGGCCGCCTCGCCCTAGAGAAGCCTTCTGGGAGCCCCCGTCCAGCAATGACGGCGCTGCCTCAAGTGACAGTGATGACAGCATGACAGACCTGTACCCGC CTGAGCTGTTCACCAAGAAGGACCTGGAAGCGACCGGGCCTGGGGACAGCACCGACGACTTTCTGACCGAGGATGAGGACGAGAGGCCGAGGGGCCCCCGAGAGACGGGCCCTGAAGACAGTGGGGCCCTGGGAGTGGGCCGGGAGCGCGTCCTCAAGCGCAGGAAG AAACGGTCCAGCTCCTTGAAAAAGAAGTCCAAAAGTCACCACCGCAAACCTAAGAGCTTCAGCTCTTTTAAACAGTCGGGTTAA
- the SURF2 gene encoding surfeit locus protein 2 isoform X1 produces MNELPADVRAFLREHPSLRLEPGACKVRCALTGHELPCRLPELQVYTRGKKYRRLVRASPAFDYAEFEPHIVPSTKNPHQLFCRLTLRHINKSPEHVLRHAQGRRYRRALQKYEECQERGVEFVPACLLHKRRREDQQDGDGPPRPREAFWEPPSSNDGAASSDSDDSMTDLYPPELFTKKDLEATGPGDSTDDFLTEDEDERPRGPRETGPEDSGALGVGRERVLKRRKKRSSSLKKKSKSHHRKPKSFSSFKQSG; encoded by the exons ATGAACGAGCTGCCGGCCGACGTGCGCGCCTTTCTGCGCGAGCACCCGAGCCTGCGGCTGGAGCCCGGCGCCTGCAAG GTGCGGTGCGCTCTGACCGGCCACGAGCTGCCCTGTCGCCTGCCGGAGCTCCAGGTCTACACCCGCGGCAAGAAGTACCGGCGGCTGGTCCGCGCCTCCCCGGCCTTCGACTACGCCGAGTTCGAGCCGCACATCGTGCCCAGCACCAAGAACCC GCACCAGCTGTTCTGCAGACTCACCCTGCGACACATCAACAAGTCCCCGGAACACGTCCTGAGACACGCCCAGGGCCGGCGGTACCGGAGGGCGCTGCAGAAGT ATGAGGAGTGTCAGGAGCGGGGCGTGGAGTTTGTGCCGGCCTGCCTCCTGCacaagaggaggagggaagaccAGCAGGACGGTGACGGGCCGCCTCGCCCTAGAGAAGCCTTCTGGGAGCCCCCGTCCAGCAATGACGGCGCTGCCTCAAGTGACAGTGATGACAGCATGACAGACCTGTACCCGC CTGAGCTGTTCACCAAGAAGGACCTGGAAGCGACCGGGCCTGGGGACAGCACCGACGACTTTCTGACCGAGGATGAGGACGAGAGGCCGAGGGGCCCCCGAGAGACGGGCCCTGAAGACAGTGGGGCCCTGGGAGTGGGCCGGGAGCGCGTCCTCAAGCGCAGGAAG AAACGGTCCAGCTCCTTGAAAAAGAAGTCCAAAAGTCACCACCGCAAACCTAAGAGCTTCAGCTCTTTTAAACAGTCGGGTTAA